A region of Triplophysa dalaica isolate WHDGS20190420 chromosome 18, ASM1584641v1, whole genome shotgun sequence DNA encodes the following proteins:
- the fzd10 gene encoding frizzled-10 yields MFGATFGLDALSVVLLCVAGVCSAISSIDPDRPGAGRCQEITIPLCKDIGYNLTVMPNLMGHEDQSEAAIKLHEFAPLIGIGCHSHLKFFLCSLYAPMCTEQVSTPIPACQVMCEQARQKCSPIMEHFNFQWPKSLNCSRLPNKNDPNNLCMEAPNNGTDEPLKGSHTLPPDSRPPRLGNSQELPIKERVGKTTCSNPGKFHYVQKSESCAPKCYSNVDVYWSQGDKRFSMVWIAIWSILCFISSAFTVLTFLIDPQRFKYPERPIIFVSMSYCVYSVGFLVRLFVGVENVACDRDTGMQYIIQEGLESTGCTIVFLILYYFGMASSLWWVILTLTWFLAAGKKWGHEAIEANSSYFHLAAWAIPAIKTIMILVMRKVAGDELTGVCYVGSMDVKALTGFVLIPLSCYLIIGTSFLLSGFVALFHIRKVMKTEGENTDKLEKLMVRIGVFSILYTVPATCVIACYFYERLNMDYWKILASEEKCVEDGKSGEECVMKTSIPAVEIFMVKIFMLLVVGITSGMWIWTSKTLQSWQNVFTRKLKKKTRRKAACVFTGNGPYLKPLKGHKTKYEPAGPPATSV; encoded by the coding sequence ATGTTTGGTGCCACATTTGGACTGGACGCTCTCAGCGTTGTGCTACTGTGCGTGGCCGGAGTTTGTTCTGCTATCAGTTCCATAGACCCGGACCGTCCTGGAGCAGGAAGATGCCAGGAGATCACGATTCCTCTTTGTAAAGACATCGGCTACAACTTGACAGTAATGCCAAACTTAATGGGACATGAGGATCAAAGTGAAGCGGCCATTAAACTGCACGAGTTTGCGCCGCTTATCGGAATCGGCTGCCACAGCCATCTGAAGTTTTTCTTGTGCTCGCTCTACGCTCCCATGTGCACGGAGCAGGTATCCACACCCATCCCGGCGTGCCAAGTAATGTGTGAGCAAGCGAGGCAGAAGTGTTCTCCAATCATGGAGCATTTTAATTTCCAGTGGCCTAAATCGCTGAACTGCTCCAGGCTGCCAAACAAAAATGACCCCAATAACCTCTGCATGGAGGCGCCTAACAATGGCACAGATGAGCCCCTGAAGGGGTCCCACACTCTGCCGCCCGACTCCAGACCCCCTCGTCTGGGCAACAGTCAAGAACTTCCTATTAAAGAGAGAGTTGGAAAGACGACGTGCAGCAACCCTGGAAAGTTTCATTATGTGCAGAAGAGTGAGTCATGTGCCCCCAAATGTTACTCCAACGTTGATGTGTACTGGAGTCAGGGAGACAAGCGTTTCTCTATGGTGTGGATCGCCATCTGGTCCATACTCTGCTTCATCTCCAGCGCCTTTACCGTTCTCACCTTCCTTATCGATCCACAGCGCTTCAAGTACCCTGAGCGTCCCATCATCTTTGTCTCAATGTCTTACTGTGTGTACTCAGTGGGCTTTCTTGTACGGCTTTTTGTGGGGGTTGAAAACGTGGCCTGCGACCGTGATACCGGCATGCAGTACATCATCCAGGAAGGCTTGGAGAGCACTGGATGCACTATAGTGTTCcttattctgtattattttggCATGGCCAGTTCTCTGTGGTGGGTCATACTTACTCTCACATGGTTCCTGGCAGCTGGAAAAAAATGGGGCCATGAGGCCATCGAAGCCAACAGCAGCTACTTTCACCTGGCAGCATGGGCCATACCCGCCATCAAGACCATCATGATTCTGGTGATGAGGAAGGTGGCAGGAGATGAGCTCACAGGGGTGTGCTACGTCGGCAGCATGGACGTTAAAGCCTTGACCGGTTTCGTTCTCATTCCCCTCTCTTGCTACCTCATCATCGGCACTTCCTTTCTACTCTCAGGGTTCGTGGCACTCTTTCACATCCGCAAAGTTATGAAGACCGAGGGAGAGAACACGGATAAGCTGGAGAAGCTGATGGTCAGGATCGGCGTCTTCTCGATCCTTTACACGGTTCCTGCCACTTGTGTCATCGCTTGCTATTTTTACGAGCGACTCAACATGGATTACTGGAAGATCCTTGCGAGTGAGGAGAAGTGCGTGGAGGACGGTAAGAGTGGCGAGGAGTGCGTGATGAAGACCTCCATTCCGGCTGTGGAGATTTTCATGGTTAAGATTTTCATGTTGCTGGTGGTGGGGATCACCAGCGGCATGTGGATCTGGACCTCCAAAACACTGCAGTCCTGGCAGAACGTTTTCACTCGCAAACTGAAGAAAAAGACCAGGAGGAAGGCAGCTTGTGTATTCACGGGCAACGGACCTTACCTCAAGCCTCTGAAAGGACATAAAACCAAGTACGAACCAGCAGGTCCTCCCGCCACGTCTGTATGA